Within Theileria orientalis strain Shintoku DNA, chromosome 4, complete genome, the genomic segment ATATCGCAAACATCTGGTCCTTTGGACCGGACTCGAAGGGGCCGAACGTACTCGTCAACGACACGATTCCCTCGGAGGTGGACCTGACTCTGCTGAACCAAGTGCGCCCCTCAGTGATACAGGGCTTCAACTGGGCGGCGAAGGAGGGGCCGCTTATCGAAGAGCCAATAAGGAACGTCAAGTTTAGGCTGATCGGGTGCGAGTTGTCGAGCGAGTACATGAACATCACGCCAGGGCAAATAATACCAGCAATAAGGTAAGGAAACGTCTCAGATTAGATAAGGGTCTCCGTACAGAAATGGATATGTAGTTACGTAGTAGATAGGTGTGCCGGTACTAGGTAGATGGTTGAGTTACTTAGTAGATGCTTGTGCTAATATTAGGTAGATGGCAGAGTTATGTAGTAGATACGCTACCCTTAGAAAGTTTATGGCAGAGTAAGCTAACACAAATGTAATAGGAGGCTCTGCTACTCGTCGTTCCTGCTGAGCACTCCGAGGCTGATGGAGCCAGTGGTCTTCGCAGAAATACAGTGCCCGGCAGACTGCGTGGCCTCGGTCTACACAATACTGTCGAGGAGAAGAGGGCACGTGCTGAGAGACATGCCGAAGCCGGGCACGCCCTTCTACCTGGTGCACGCGTACCTGCCGGCAATCGAGTCGTTTGGATTCGAGACAGACCTGAGGTAAGTGTCCACAAactagtagtagtagctaGTATTGGCACAGTAGTATCAATAGCTTATTGCTAGTGTTATTAGTGTTGTTACCAtaagtagtagcagtagtattGGCATGGGTAGTTACAAGTAGCTAGTATTGGCAACAAGGGTAGTTACAAGTAGCTAGTGTTAGCACTAGTAGTTATTGGTGCATGGCTGTACTAATGAGGTGTGTAGGATCCATAGCAGCGGACAGGCCTTCTGTTTAACCATGTTCGATCACTGGAACATAGTGCCAGGAGACCCGCTGGACAAGGTAAGAAGAAGATAGGCAGATAATGGGCAGATAGTGACTAGATAAAAGTAGGAACTGTGTACAGAAGTAGCTAGCAAACACTGATGAAAACGTAGTCGATTGTCCTGAAGCCTCTGGAACCAGCGCCAATACCACACCTGGCAAGAGAGTTTCTGCTGAAGACGAGGAAGAGAAAGGGACTGACGGAAGATGTGTCGATCAACACGTTCTTCGATGATCCAATGTTGTCTACCCTAGCGGAGAACCTGCAGGAATTCTACTGAGTTTTGTGAAATAggtgaagaaaaaaaggtaaaaagaGCAACAAAGAGCGCTGGTAGTGTTTCAATAAAGAGTTAGGATAGGGAATGGGAACAAATGGATGATAGATCCACAGGTGTTTGCAGGGGAGCGACGTTCCAATAGAAAGcgaaaacaaaatttagaaaaaatgtGCTAATTTTAACTAAATTGTGAATACAAAAGTAATTTCGTAAACGCTTTGTAAGATGCACAGTTAatagaataataaatgaataacaTACACCCTGGAAAACAACACCACACGAATCTCAACTTGAGTGGCAAGCTTATGCTCAATTCAACAATTAATAACGAATTAGTGTGTAATATTAGTGccttatatattttataatatattgtgAGTATGTCTAAGAACACAgagaataaaaacacaGACTGACGtggaaacaaaataaaaacagcCAAAAAGAGCACAAGGTGAACggaataaaaagtaaaacacctcctaatatttaatcaattcATTTTGTTAATACTGCAAAACAGAAAGAGcgaaaataaagttaaaataagaagATGCGGGTCCGACAACTACAGAAGTATCTGCTGGAACAAAAGTGCGTACGAGTGGGAAACCTATCAGTTTGCAAAGGAATGAGAATAGGACTCGACGCGGTATACTTTTTCAAGTCGATCAAGTCGCTCAACGACCCGCTCAGCGACGTGTACTCGTCCCTGAGCGGCTCGTTCGTAGCAACACTGGACGAGCATCTGAAGCTGCTCGAATCGCTGGATCTGCAGCCGCTCTTCGTGTTCCAGGGAATGCAGCCAAAGTCGCCCTTTCCATCGCCAATGCTAATGTCGCAAATGGCGACGCAGACGGGGTTGAACGACGCATGGGCAGCGTACCTGAAGGGAGACGAGGCAGTGGCGCTCACGAAGTTCGCACAGTTCTCGCAGTTCTCACACCTGTACAACGCACATAACCTGCCGGAGGACACAGTGCAGTTCCTGATGTCGTACCTGAAGTCGAAAGGGCACGAAATGATAAGAGCGCCGTACCTGGCGGCAAGTCAGCTGATGTACTTCATGCAGGAAAACCTGATTGATGCAGTGGTGGGCCCAGCGTCGACGCTGCTCTTCGGAGTGCCGAGAGTGATTCTAAACCTGAACCTGCACAACGCAACCTTCGAGTGGGTGGAGCTGGAGGAAGTGCTGTCGCTCTGGGGACTGGACAGAGAGCAGTTCGTGGACTGTTGCCTCCTGGCGGGCACGGAGCACTGCCTGAGCTACCCGCACTTCGCACAGCAGTTCTCATTCGCAAACGCAATCGAGTACGCGAAGCAGGCGCCGCTGGTGAAGTACCTGTACCAGCTGCGGGAGATGTACCCGCCGCACCCAGTAAACAGAGACATGGGCATGGCGAGAGAGAAGATCAACGAGTACGTGGACGGATACTGCATAGCGAAGTCGATGATCAACTACCCGCTGGTGATGACGCTCTCAGGAGACGTGGTGACGCTGCCGAACGCGACGATGACGAACACCACGGGAGCGAAGCTGACAGACCTGTCGAACCCGGCGCTGGCGAACGCGAAGCTGCCCTCGGACTACCACAAAATCGTGGGCTGCAGGCTCCCGAAGAGCGTCTACTACCTGATGTCGGAGGGGCTGCTGTCGCTGCAGCTGCCCTTCGCACTGGCGCTGGGCGAGTGGGTAGACGAGCCGACGCAGAACGTGGACTCGCTGGAGTACAGAGACCTGCTCTCGGACCTGCGCGAGTACCAGTGCAGAGCGCTGGGCCTGCTGGTGCTAAAGCTGGACGACCACTTCAAGACGAAACAGATCAGGTACCCGCGCTACATATCGCTGATGAAGACGGCATACCCGGTGAAGCAGCaggcgaagctgctcaTCCCGAACACGTGCCAGGTGAGGAGCTGGGTGCTCAACTCGGAGAGAGTGGACCGAGAGATGAAGAGGCAGGGAGTCTCGCAGGTGTCCCTCGAGTTCTGCCTGAACTGGCACACGCACGAGGGGCCGCAGCTGCTGGCGCCAGCGACGACGAACGGAGCGCACGCAACCACGTCGAGCGCGAACGAGTTCATGGTGCTTAACACGGCGCTGCACTTCATGCTCCTGGAAAACCTGGGCTACTTCACGAGTGAGTTCGGAGGCACGGCGTTCGGAAAGGTGCTCTCGACGTCAGGGCTTAACCTGAACgggctgctgctgctggagctgatgAAGTTCGGACTCTTCACAGGAGAGTCCTTTGAGCCGCCGCCGGACTGCACGTACCCGCCAGAGCTGCACCCGAAGACGGAAGAAGCGAAGAGAGCATTCATCACGGCGAACCTGGCGGCGCGAGTGGCGACGCTGTGCCCGGTGAGGCTGGACAGGAGGCCCTGGATGGGAAGAATAGATTTTGACGTGGCCTCCTTTAACCTCGTGGTCAAGTTCCTGAGAAGGTCAATCAACTACCTGACCGAGGCGAGTCTGGCGTACATGCTGCTGAGCGACAACAGGTTCATGGGACTGGCGGAGTCGAAGCTGTTGGGCGTCGCGGGGAGCGTCGGAGCGCTGGAGCAGAGCAGAGGGGCAGCTGAGGGAAGTAATCTGACGGGGCTCCCGCTCTTTTACAACTACTCCTCATTCCTGGGAGTCGTCGTTAAGTGCGTGCTTCTGGACATAGAGACGACGATGGAAGGACTCGGCAGAGCCTTCCCGAACTGCGTGagcctgaaggaggacctggGCGCCTTCGTGCTCTTCTGGGCGAAGGTGCACGGCCTGCTACACAacctgtcgaagctgaTTCAGCTGGGCGAGATACTGGACTCGTTTGACAGCGCGACTAACCTGGTCAGGAGCAAGTTCGAGAGGCTGGGCCTGGACGTGTCGAGCCTGGCATTATAATATAGTAAAAAAGTACACAGTGCGACTTATGTCGTTAAGTACACAGTAAACATGTGTGAGTGTATGCCCtcgtgtgtatgtgtgtgtatttatatgtgtatattatttgtgtatatgtgtatatatatgtgtgtatatgtgtatatatatgtgtgtgtatatcatgtatatataaaaaataaattcagTAACTTACAGTAAATTtgatacaataatataaacgGTATAAATATTGATGTGAAATCAGTCATCAAAACAGTATTGATATGACCCGAGTGAAGGCCTGGGTCTCCAAATGAACAAAGGTGAAACTGGATAAGGAAGTCAGGGCTAGGAAATGGAGCAACTCTTGTTTTTCTCACGAGTTATGTAAAAGTGAGAAAAATTCTCAGTAAGGTCCTCAATGTCATTTTCGTCGTCGTTCTGTCCGTTGGAAGCCCCGTTCAAGTTCTCGCCAGGTTGGCAAGAATCGTTGGACTTGTCCTGCTGGTCGTTGTCCATTACGTCCGGTGTGTCTTCGGCAGTTTCGGGAGGTTTACCCTGGTTTGTGTCGTCATCTACCTTATCGAGCACTTGTTGGTCAGATTCATCATCCAGAGAGACTACAGTTAGGCTGTCCTCAGTCAAGTTATGGCGTCTCATGAACTCAGTGCGAAGCTCTTCCAACTCCTTAGTAAGCAATTCGATTTCCTTAGTCTTCTGCTTGGTCTTCTCCCTCTCTTCCCTGTATTTCTGCCTCAAGTAAAGAAGGTGGTGCTTCTTGACTTTAGTTTCCATCCTTTGAAGCTGCTCTTGTTCCATGGTGGAAGGCCTGCTCCTGCGTTTCATAGGCACTTCAATATGCTCGGGATTTTCATGTCGTATATAGCTTTTGGGGCCCACCTCAATATTGAAGTTTTCTTCGACGATGAGCTGTGATAGTCTGGATCTTGGAGGTTTGGGAGGAGGTTGTTTTGGGCGCGCTCCGAGATCATTGGTTGTTGGTCGAGATGGATCACTAGGTTTTGTTGTTTGTGGAGTGGCGCCCTCAGGATCTTCTTTATCGACATCCGAAGCAGTTTTATCAGCTTCTGGTTCATTGCTATTTTTACTAGAGGTGCTTTTACGGGAAGTCATTCTGAATTTGCGAAATGTGCGCCTACTGGTGGTTCGTTTTAtggttttaaaaaagtcTCTAAAAGCTctctttaattttttaaagcCCCTTGTCTTGGACTCTTCAGATTTGAGAATGGCATAATCAGACAGAGTATGGTGAGACTCTGTATCTGGGCTTTTAAGGTCCTTTTCACTAGGATAGTTGTCAGGGATTTCCTCCAGTAAAAACTGCCCTAGTATTTTTTTTGGCGGATTCGTCATATCAATGTCATCTTCTGAGTCTTTTGACCATAACATTAATCCTCTatttccagcagcagctgaaTAATCTTCTGGTTGTGTTTGCAATTGTGTGCCATCTTCAGTTTGGGTTACTTCAGATTGTTTTTCATCGTTGTCATCAGTTTCAGTCTTATCAGAAAATTTGGAACCTTCGACCTCATTTCCTGAATCTGGGTTTTTGTTTAGAAATTTAGTTCTTGGAGCAGGTACAGGAAGTGATCGGGGTCTAGGTACAGGTCGTTTGGGCCGCTTTACAACTATAACATCGGGATAAAGTACCTGAGGGTGGCTTGAGGCCTTAGATAGGTTAGTAGATTCTTCATTGGAACCTATAACACAAGGCTGTGGAAACTCTGGTTTTAGACCCGATTCAATATCCATTGGCATAGATATATTGTCGTGAGAGTCCTTAATGTTATCATATTCAGAATCATTCTCATCGTCGGAAGACAGCGCCATAGCCTGAAGGGAGAAATCAGTGTTTTTCACATCTACGTCTTCAGCTTTAAGGTAATGAAGGTTACGTGATTTTGTTATTACATGCTTTAAATTAGGAAAGAGAGTATCTATAAGCACTTCAATTTGATCCTCAACCAAATCACAGTCGTCCTCATCAGAGTCAGTAGAATCCTCAGAGTCATCAGAATCACTAATTTCGGTGGTTTGAAAATCCGAAGATGCTGCAAACTTGCTAGGGTCGAAATCGTTTCCAAATATATCAGAAACAACCTCTGAGTTTTGGTCATTTTTGTTCTCAAGGTCAACATCTTCAGTATTACCACCATCAATAGCCATAGAATTCAATGCCTCAGATATTGCAGGAAATGTTTCAGGGTCAATGGATACCTGAATTGCTTCTTCTTGAGCTTCTTGAGGATCTGGATATTCTTGAGGGCCTTCAACTAACTCCAGAGGTAGTTCAATCTTTTCGACATCTGGAGGATCTTCATCCGAATGTCCAACAAAATGTAGCTCCTTATATCCTTTCTGTTCACATTTGCTGCACCTACATACTTCTAAAAATACTCCATTTACTAAAACAGACTCATCTATTTCATCACCAATAGGTTTTTCATACTCAATTAAATCCTGTTCATTCTCCTCTTTGATCGAAGTCAGTGAATTCTCTAGCCTCGCCTTTTCCTCATTAATAAGAACCTGAAAAGTTTGTAAAACATCTAAATCCGTTAATACCTTAGTTGGATCCAAATCTTTTACTTTCTTAATATCCCATCGACTCGTACAAGGTGTGCTTTGTTCCTGGGAACTATCCTTTACACATCCAATTTCTGCTTCTTTCATTCTTGTTTCGGCCTCCATAAGCTCTTCTAAAGCTACAATGAGTTCATTATTACGAAATATAAGTGATTCTTCGGTATCGCTAGATTCAAATTCATCTTCAATATGTTGATTGACGATGTCCCGAAGATCTATTCTAGTGGTCAGACGTCTTAAGAGTCCATAAGACTTACCTTTATTAGATGTGTTCTGGTAGGTTTCCATGCCATCGGGATTCGAATCTTCAACCTGGGTGTTGTCGCCTTTTGTTAGCATTGAAAACATAGCAACAACATCCATTTTTGCATCTTCAGGTGTAGTGGAGTCTTCACTGCTTTCAGCGCCCTGAGCACTATTCTCCAATGATTCACCCGCGTTTTCAgaatcatttttttcaaataatcTAGTTTCccttgtttttttatttttcagtGAATCAAATTCCTTAAACATTTCCCAAAAGTTTCccattaaattataatatttcaatatttttCTGGCAGGTCCAGTAGAACTGCTGACTAATATAACCGGATTTTCGCCTGCTGAAAAACGCAAGTATCCCAGGATTTCTTCTTCGTAAGTGGGCTCCCATATTAATTGATTTCCGTACGTAACAGCCTTTGCAATCACGCCTCCTCTGGGAATGTAATACGTACAGAGCCGGGCTCCTACCTGGGAAGACTCAGTCAAAAAATGGTGATTGTTAACAGAACAAACGTCTAGCgttacatattttacacaaacgGTGTTATTCGCTATAAGTAGCGATAACAAGAGGAATAGATTTAGCATCCTAAATATTCTTTTAGTTGGCTTTTTTTAGCAGAATCACTGTCTAGGTCGGACTTGATATGGGGAACTCTAACGATGGATTCTACTAAACCAGAGCTGGATCTGTAACAGATCTAACTTTAAAAAACTCAAAATGATCAGTTCTTTCAACGGCCGCGAGTTGTGCACCATATGTGGGAGCATCATGGAAATATTTACGTTTTGATGTGTGCACACAAACCTAAATACACATCTAGAAATTCCCCTGTTTGGAGCTGGAAATAgtgttcattttaaaatgaccATAAAACTCATGAAATAAAACGattatctattatttgCATTATAGATCCATTTAATATTCGATTgattaaagaaaaaatagttatGTTTTCAGTAGGCCAACAAAACCTTCTAAGAGTTTCTCCgttaaaatcatatttatgttgtgacagtgtgttaaaaagattattttagaaaataaacatacatTAGATCTCTTTACgtttatttacaataatatttacttatttaaataacCATTTTCCTGTGGTATCTATGATCTATGTTGTACATGGCACTTAGAGAAATTAGAGTAAATCCATCgattatataaaaccaATACAAAATTGACCACCTATTCAACAGTTATAATCCAGTAGTCTAATTAACTTAAATCCATATACGATAAAACGACACTTAAAAGTACACACACTGCGTAAGATGAAACAGATAAATCAAGAGATTAATAATCTACCATTAAGGAAGCATCAAAAAAAACAGTATTCAGaaactacatttaaataaacaagcCGTTGCTTGTTAGACAACTGAAGGGTTAAACAAAGTACCCGgcaattaaataaaaatacaaaccATAAAGCATCAATCAAGAGAGCAAAAGGTAGGGGTGTGAGTCAGAATTTTAGCAGCAAGCGTTTGGAGTATCCTCGCCTGGGCCGTAGAGACGCTCGCTCAAGCCTCCGTTTATGTTGGCCTTCTCGTACTCCTTGTCCCAGTCAATGTTGCCGTGTCCCTTGGggtaatattttatcacCTCCTCGGTGCCCTGAATCTCCTTGTAGCGAACAACCTCCTTGATCTGTGGAACTTCGACCTTGCGTTCGACCCACTGCTCGATAATCTGAGGTTTCTCGACGACCTTTTCGACGACCTCGACCTTGGGAACGAGCTTGTTACGATACTGAACCTGTGGGACCTCGACGATCTTTTCAACGTACTTGACGTCGGGGACCTCGACGACCTTTTCAACGATCTGGGTGACCTCCCTGGGGACGTGGATGACGCGTTCCTGGATGACTGGCTTGTGCACGATGCGTTCGACAGTTTTAATCACTGGAATTTCAACAGTCTTGGTAATGGTGTCGACTGGTTGGTAGGTAGTGACTGCGACCTAAAACAGCGTTAAAGTAATGTTAATTGTCGGCGCtatgtacacatacatatttaaatcatatatactagtaataaaaattatctaAACTCATACCCATTGCCTATCAACTCTGGATGAAACTTCATGGGCCCTGGAACGATCGGCGACTGTGTTAACCAATCTAACATCTTTGAAGTCAGTTTGACAGTCGCGGGCAGTGTTATCAGAATTACAGCACTTCATCTTAATTTGTTAGTTGTTTATcgttaaataaaagtagaaGGTGTGGTGTGTGTAGAGTAAGTGTGTGAGGTAAGTTGTTGCTGGAAAACGAGTTTAAggtattaaatatacaaactACGCTTAAagtatgataaaataaagtttataaagaataaaataactaatgATTGACTTTAAAAAGGGAGAAACACAATGCACAGCATGTGCATGTTCACCGCGCAATGGAGTGCCGTTGATGATTTTTGCGAGGAATCATCCTAAAAATTCAAAGTATCTGGGTGGACTTATTAGAAGTTAGTCTGGAATAAAAGAAACAGGTGAAATTGGGGTGAATCTTCAGTATGAATCATAATGTGTACAGCTTAATGGGATAATGGCGGTGGTCTAGCTGTTGCACATCTAGCAGCTAGCCAACTCATATATGTTGTCTATTTTGTAGGTGTATTAACTAgttattgtgtaaatagtatatatttggGTACACATCGAGCTTATACTGCTAAATATTCTATATATTGCTGGATTCCATGTAGGGGGATGACTATGGCTCGTCGTACCAAACTGTTATTAAATCGTCAATTATCCCAAATCTTAGTGGTtcaatatatgtttataaaaatttgctaattatttgtaaaatatttgtcGATAAATAGACTTGATATAGATGTGTGATGTGACACACACAAGAGTTTATAATGTGGagttaatatacaaatatggATCTGTATATGAGATTTACAGTCTATAACATAAGTGCtgtatatgtttaaaaaaataaaatggatatAACAGTTGTACAAGAAACAAAAGTttgatattaattaattgtaGCTGATCcaagtaaataatttaagaTGATTATTAGTACAAAACCaggaaaaaatatgtaatttaaagttttctattttctttatttggTAAAAGTATTAGTATATGTCACAAATGTGTACCATACAGATAACTCGCAGATTCTGTTGGGCCCCACCGGTCATTTTACGCaatcattaatttatatttgaattTGCAATCAACGCTTATTGGACCTAATTGTTGCTATTCCTAAGAAACTAGAAGATGGATAAAGATACTAAGGTTACTGGTGAATACGATGAAGAAAATCGCATCCATAAAATCAGGCTTACTCTAGTGTCTAGAGATCTCAAGTCAATTGAAAAGGGTAAGTATATATACCTATAACTTGATCATATGTGACTGTATTTGTTGGTATTTTCGGATAATGCTACTTATTTAACCTGTTACCCAATAGTTTTATACGAACACTATTATTGTGAGCTCATTAACACATAATGTACTCCCACATATGCatcatatattaataacaattagCTTGCCGCGATATAATAGCTGGCGCCAAGGAGAAGAACCTGAGAGTAATAGGCCCAGTAAGGATGCCAGTCAaaaagctgaagctgaCCACAAGAAAGTCCCCTTGCGGTGAAGGTAGGGaattacttaattttaaattatactaACAAGTTAGGTGGCTTTTTAACAACCTAATTCATAGTCTTCCTTAAGTGatttatgaaaataacACTGATCAATATGCAGGCACCAACACGTGGGATCGCTTTGAAATGAGAATCTACAAACGCCTCATTGACTTGCACTCGTCGAGCGCAGTTGTCAGAAAAATTACTTCAATACCACTCGACCCAGGTGTAGAAGTTGAGGTCTCAATATAACCAATTTCTCTGCTAATTTTCTAGTAATTTGGTAATTTCATCAACAATACGTGCTTATATGGGTTTGtgattaatgtttataatatagtattttttaatcgGCAGAAATTTTGATGAAATAGAGTATAAATAGAGGAAGTAACCcccatacacatttgttcgatttaatttgatttattgtgATGTATtgtattgatttattaGAAATAATAACTAGTTTAGATTGTAATGGTGTAATATGGTAATATATAACGAATATGTAGCATAGAATGAACACAATAACAATTTGTAGCAACAAATAGactttataaataatgataTATTCAAGAAGGTCGACAATCTACGACCTAGTCAGTCTTAGCGATTGTAACCTAGTAAACGTAATTGAAAATTATCAAATGaaatactatttttatcactTATTGTCATGGCCACACTTGACAAATATAACAACGAACCTCAGGGGAAGAGTTTGCGGATACTCAATGGCAAAGCTgtatgtattaaaataagcGACTAGATATTTAGTAGGGCTGTGAAGTGTAGCTAAGTTTTACTTAGTTAAATATCAGTGCATAAATTTCTTAACTGTGAAGAggataaattatatatgtacaaaataaatagactGTTTAACACGCATTAATCGGCCACAGGGAGGAAGATAAGAACAAGGCAGGACACGTTACAGCTGTCGGAGTCTTGAGATCGTTCAGAAACATAGGAATCGCAAAGAAAGTAATACGCCAAACCCGTAAGTCCTACCAGCCCTTTTAGATAGAAACCGAAACTATAAGTCTGGATTCCATGTGTAGATGTGGCGATGAAGGAAGTCTACGACTGTGATTGCACGTATTTGTTTGTTAGAGTGACAAACTGGGCAGCACATTCACTGTACAAAGGGCTCGGATACTTGTAAGTTTACACAGTAGATACAGATGGTAGCTGGAATACGGGATAAAAAGTGGAAATAAGTAGTTAGATATTAAGTGGAAAGTAAAATGtgaggaaaataaaatgaaaatatagtGTGGACGAGCTGTCGAAAGAATACTTTTACGACAAGGAAGATGCATATTCAATGAAACTAATCTTCAaacacaatttataaagaaactgttaatttgtaaaataaaaaatagtttTACAAATGGCGGTAGTAAATTTgatgtaatatatgtgtacatgatatatatgtgtatggaTGAGTGAAGGAGTATGGAATCGATAATAAGCCCACACATCATGACATATATGGACAATTTTAGTAGTAATAGGTAATAAATagtgaagaagaaaataaataataagaaACTGGGACTAATAGATAGTAATAGTAAGGTGAAAAAGGTGGTGGGGACCAAGAGATAAAGTCACTTAAAATACTCCGATGCGGCCATCTTTAAGACTATATTCACATGAATCTCCAAGAATACAAGCTGTAAGTtcatgaaaaataaaaattagatAACTGtattgataaataattaGTTATATTGGTCAACGAATagtagaaataataaaacaacggaaactaaattaaatataaaagaattagaatagaataaatagtGTTGATTAAATGAATATGTAATTAGAATAGGATGGAAATATATAGAAAGaataaactaatttatatgtaGCCGAAGGACGCGGGAGTAGTATTTTCAAATCAAGCGTTTCCACTGAGATACGTGTTAAACATAAAGCCGTGGCTGTTTTTATGTGTAGTAGGGTTTTCTGGCACATTTTGCGGTAATTATTTCTATAAAAGGTTCCTGCTGAGGCCAAATCCACCAAACGTaagaaaatatacacatatactaGGTAGATTAAATACCAGTAATtgataagtaaaatgaaCTAGATAGGGTGTAAATAACTAGAAACATAAAATGCGGGAACTAAACACTGTGTAGCCTAAGCGGGACCCGAACGAGAAGCCTCCAGAGAGACACCCTCACGCACCAGAGGAAGAGTAACCTAACCCAAAAAACAAGGGctaatagtaaataaactgGAGATGGACGAGACAGGGGATGAACTAAGAGCagagaaaaggaaaggaATGAATGAATCTACGGATATTGATAAATAGATTGTggaatgtgtgtatatggtACGCAGTAGTGGAGTCCACCCTAGGGTACCACAGACCTCAGCCAGCAAAGGTGTACGGTACTATTAGTAGCAAATCGGGAGAACAGAGGTTCAGTGACTGCTACAGGCAGTATAAGTTAGGTTACGTCAGTGGTCACGGACAGTGGAGACCACAAATCAGTGGTGTGTCGACCAATCGCATAAATAGAGGCTGTAACAATTTGAACTGTAACGACGCAGTAAAAGGCGTAGATGAGCAGGGTGATGGGATCGTAGAGGAGGACAGTGGTGACATTGGACGAGCGAGTGAGGCTGAGTACTCAAATAGTGGTGGGAATGATGGTGAAGTTGAGCTCTTTGGCATGATGGCGAACAGAGACCTCGCAGAA encodes:
- a CDS encoding uncharacterized protein (DNA repair protein (XPGC)/yeast Rad family protein) codes for the protein MRVRQLQKYLLEQKCVRVGNLSVCKGMRIGLDAVYFFKSIKSLNDPLSDVYSSLSGSFVATLDEHLKLLESLDLQPLFVFQGMQPKSPFPSPMLMSQMATQTGLNDAWAAYLKGDEAVALTKFAQFSQFSHLYNAHNLPEDTVQFLMSYLKSKGHEMIRAPYLAASQLMYFMQENLIDAVVGPASTLLFGVPRVILNLNLHNATFEWVELEEVLSLWGLDREQFVDCCLLAGTEHCLSYPHFAQQFSFANAIEYAKQAPLVKYLYQLREIEKINEYVDGYCIAKSMINYPLVMTLSGDVLTDLSNPALANAKLPSDYHKIVGCRLPKSVYYLMSEGLLSLQLPFALALGEWVDEPTQNVDSLEYRDLLSDLREYQCRALGLLVLKLDDHFKTKQIRYPRYISLMKTAYPVKQQAKLLIPNTCQVRSWVLNSERVDREMKRQGVSQVSLEFCLNWHTHEGPQLLAPATTNGAHATTSSANEFMVLNTALHFMLLENLGYFTSEFGGTAFGKVLSTSGLNLNGLLLLELMKFGLFTGESFEPPPDCTYPPELHPKTEEAKRAFITANLAARVATLCPVRLDRRPWMGRIDFDVASFNLVVKFLRRSINYLTEASLAYMLLSDNRFMGLAEGAAEGSNLTGLPLFYNYSSFLGVVVKCVLLDIETTMEGLGRAFPNCVSLKEDLGAFVLFWAKVHGLLHNLSKLIQLGEILDSFDSATNLVRSKFERLGLDVSSLAL
- a CDS encoding uncharacterized protein (P29); protein product: MKCCNSDNTARDCQTDFKDVRLVNTVADRSRAHEVSSRVDRQWVAVTTYQPVDTITKTVEIPVIKTVERIVHKPVIQERVIHVPREVTQIVEKVVEVPDVKYVEKIVEVPQVQYRNKLVPKVEVVEKVVEKPQIIEQWVERKVEVPQIKEVVRYKEIQGTEEVIKYYPKGHGNIDWDKEYEKANINGGLSERLYGPGEDTPNACC
- a CDS encoding 40S ribosomal protein S20, with amino-acid sequence MDKDTKVTGEYDEENRIHKIRLTLVSRDLKSIEKACRDIIAGAKEKNLRVIGPVRMPVKKLKLTTRKSPCGEGTNTWDRFEMRIYKRLIDLHSSSAVVRKITSIPLDPGVEVEVSI
- a CDS encoding GNAT-family N-acetyltransferase, translating into MIYSRRSTIYDLVSLSDCNLVNVIENYQMKYYFYHLLSWPHLTNITTNLRGRVCGYSMAKLEEDKNKAGHVTAVGVLRSFRNIGIAKKVIRQTHVAMKEVYDCDCTYLFVRVTNWAAHSLYKGLGYFVDELSKEYFYDKEDAYSMKLIFKHNL